In Vicugna pacos chromosome 10, VicPac4, whole genome shotgun sequence, the following proteins share a genomic window:
- the ZBED5 gene encoding zinc finger BED domain-containing protein 5 gives MIAHLLCVLSYNFNTFVILNVYSKLTMFCTTNTLPMDLLLKQGSLKQEVESFCYQIVSESNDRKVGILQSEDEQLQPSVSKNSEGELSRVKFMSNSNKITTFSKKPKRRKYDESYLSFGFTYFGNRDAPHAQCVLCKKILSNSSLAPSKLRRHLETKHAAYKDKDISFFKQHLDSPENSKPPAPKIVNTDNESATEASYNVSYHIALSGEAHTIGELLIKPCAKDVVMRMFDEQYSKKIDAVQLSNSTVARRIKDLAADIEEELVCRLKICDGFSLQLDESADVSGLAVLLVFVRYRFNKSIEEDLLLCESLQSNATGDEIFNCINSFMQKHEIEWEKCVDVCSDASRAMDGKIAEAVTLIKYVAPESTSSHCLLYRHALAVKIMPTSLKNVLDQAVQIINYIKARPHQSRLLKILCEEMGAQHTALLLNTEVRWLSRGKVLVRLFELRRELLVFMDSAFRLSDCLTNSSWLLRLAYLADIFTKLNEVNLSMQGKNVTVFTVFDKMSSLLRKLEFWASSVEEENFDCFPTLSDFLTEINSTVDKDICSAIVQHLRGLRSTLLKYFPVTNDNNAWVRNPFTVTVKPASLVARDYESLIDLTSDSQVKQNFSELSLNDFWSSLIQEYPSVARRAVRVLLPFATMHLCETGFSYYAATKTKYRKRLDAAPHMRIRLSNITPNIKRICDKKTQKHCSH, from the coding sequence ATGATTGCTCATCTTCTATGTGTCCTGTCTTATAATTTCAACACATTTGTGATACTCAATGTTTACTCTAAATTAACCATGTTTTGTACCACAAACACATTGCCTATGGATCTGTTGCTGAaacaaggaagtcttaaacaagaAGTAGAATCTTTTTGTTATCAAATTGTGTCTGAATCAAATGATCGAAAGGTTGGAATATTACAAAGTGAAGATGAGCAGTTGCAGCCTTCAGTTTCTAAAAATTCAGAAGGTGAGCTTTCCAGGGTCAAATTTATGTCCAATTCCAACAAAATAACAACATTTAGtaagaaaccaaaaagaagaaaatatgatgaaaGTTACTTGTCTTTTGGATTTACTTACTTTGGAAATAGAGATGCACCTCATGCTCAGTGTGTGTTATGTAAGAAAATTCTATCAAATAGCTCTTTGGCCCCTAGTAAGCTTCGAAGACATTTGGAAACTAAACATGCTGCATATAAAGACAAAGATATTAGCTTTTTCAAGCAACATCTTGATTCACCTGAAAATAGTAAACCCCCAGCACCTAAAATTGTCAATACAGATAATGAAAGTGCTACAGAAGCATCATACAATGTAAGTTACCACATAGCCCTGAGCGGAGAGGCTCAtactattggagaattgcttatcaAGCCTTGCGCGAAAGATGTCGTGATGCGGATGTTTGACGAACAGTATAGTAAAAAAATAGATGCAGTACAGCTGTCAAACAGTACTGTTGCACGTCGAATTAAGGATCTAGCTGCTGACATTGAAGAAGAGCTTGTTTGTAGACTGAAGATTTGTGATGGGTTTTCACTGCAGCTAGATGAATCAGCTGATGTTTCAGGACTTGCTGTGCTGCTTGTGTTTGTTCGTTACAGGTTTAATAAGTCTATTGAGGAAGACCTACTCTTATGTGAGTCTTTGCAGAGTAATGCCACTGGTGACGAAATTTTCAACTGCATCAACAGTTTTATGCAAAAACATGAAATTGAATGGGAAAAATGTGTTGATGTTTGTAGTGATGCTTCTAGGGCAATGGACGGGAAAATTGCCGAGGCTGTCACCTTGATAAAATATGTGGCTCCCGAAAGCACCAGTAGTCACTGCCTATTATATAGACATGCACTTGCAGTTAAAATAATGCCTACGTCTCTGAAAAATGTGCTCGATCAGGCAGTCCAAATCATCAATTATATTAAAGCTCGGCCACATCAGTCCAGACTACTAAAAATTTTATGTGAAGAAATGGGTGCCCAGCATACAGCACTGCTTCTAAATACAGAGGTGAGGTGGCTTTCCCGAGGTAAAGTTCTTGTAAGACTTTTTGAGCTTCGTCGTGAACTATTGGTTTTCATGGATTCTGCTTTTCGACTTTCTGATTGTTTAACAAATTCATCATGGCTGCTAAGACTTGCATATCTTGCAGATATTTTTACTAAATTAAATGAGGTTAATCTGTCGATGCAAgggaaaaatgtgacagtttttacaGTATTTGATAAAATGTCATCATTGTtaagaaaattagaattttgggcCTCATCTGTAGAAGAAGAAAACTTTGATTGTTTTCCTACACTCAGTGACTTTTTGACTGAAATTAATTCTACAGTTGATAAAGATATTTGCAGTGCCATTGTGCAGCACCTAAGGGGTTTGCGCTCTACtctgttaaaatattttcctgtaacAAATGATAATAATGCTTGGGTTAGAAATCCATTTACAGTAACTGTTAAACCAGCCTCATTAGTGGCACGGGACTATGAGAGCCTGATTGATTTAACATCTGATTCCCAGGTGAAGCAAAATTTCAGTGAACTTTCACTTAATGATTTTTGGAGTAGCCTAATTCAGGAGTATCCAAGCGTTGCGAGGCGTGCCGTTCGTGTACTGCTTCCTTTTGCTACAATGCACCTGTGTGAAACAGGATTTTCCTATTATGCTGCAACAAAAACGAAATACAGGAAAAGACTTGATGCTGCACCTCATATGCGGATCCGACTTAGCAACATCACACCTAATATTAAGCGGATATGTgataaaaagacacaaaaacaCTGTTCTCATTAA